In the Brachyhypopomus gauderio isolate BG-103 chromosome 4, BGAUD_0.2, whole genome shotgun sequence genome, one interval contains:
- the hnrnpa3 gene encoding heterogeneous nuclear ribonucleoprotein A3, which yields MESHDSKEPEQLRKLFIGGLSFETTEDSLRLHFEQWGKLTDCVVMRDPGNKRSRGFGFVTYSCVDEVDDAMAARPHKVDGRVVEPKRAVSREDSNKPGAHLTVKKIFVGGIKEDTEEHHIREYFERYGKIENIDIMEERPTGKKRGFCFVTFDDHDTVDKIVAQKYHTINSHNCEVRKALPKQEMQTASNQRYRGSGGGNFTSRGGNFGGGNFGRGGYGGSRSYGGDGYNGFGGGDGGNYGGGPGYGGGRGGFGGGSGYGHQGGGGGFGGYDNYSDGRSFGGNFGGGGGGGGGGSYNDFGNYGGQQSNYGPMKGNNFGGRNSGGPYGGSYGSGGGGNYGSRRY from the exons AGCCATGACAGTAAGGAGCCAGAGCAGCTGAGGAAGCTGTTCATCGGCGGCCTGAGCTTCGAGACCACAGAGGACAGCCTCCGCCTTCACTTCGAGCAGTGGGGCAAGCTCACGGACTGCGTG GTGATGCGCGACCCTGGAAACAAGCGGTCCCGAGGGTTTGGGTTCGTCACCTACTCCTGCGTGGACGAGGTGGACGATGCCATGGCGGCTCGCCCCCATAAAGTTGATGGCCGCGTGGTTGAACCTAAACGTGCAGTTTCCCGAGAG GATTCCAATAAACCAGGAGCTCACTTGACAGTGAAAAAGATCTTTGTGGGTGGCATAAAGGAGGACACAGAAGAGCATCACATACGTGAATATTTTGAGCGGTATGGGAAAATTGAAAACATTGACATTATGGAGGAGCGACCTACAGGCAAAAAGAGAGGGTTCTGCTTTGTAACTTTTGACGATCATGACACTGTGGATAAAATTGTTG CCCAGAAATACCATACCATAAACTCTCACAATTGTGAGGTCAGGAAAGCACTACCAAAACAGGAAATGCAGACAGCTTCTAACCAGAGAT ATCGTGGAAGTGGAGGAGGCAATTTCACGAGTAGAGGGGGCAACTTTGGAGGAGGTAACTTTGGAAGAG GAGGCTACGGAGGCAGCAGAAGCTATGGAGGTGATGGCTACAATGGgtttggaggaggagatg GTGGGAACTATGGTGGTGGACCAGGTTATGGTGGTGGACGTGGAGGATTTGGTGGAGGCTCTGGTTACGGCCACCAGGGTGGGGGCGGCGGCTTTGGAGGATATGACAACTACAGCGATGGACGCAGTTTTGGTG GAAACttcgggggtggtggtggtggtggtggaggcggAAGCTACAACGACTTTGGCAATTACGGAGGTCAGCAGTCTAACTATGGCCCCATGAAAGGAAATAACTTCGGGGGGAGAAATTCAGGTGGACCATATGGAG GTAGCTATGGTTCAGGAGGAGGGGGCAACTATGGCTCGAGGCGATATTAA
- the nfe2l2a gene encoding nuclear factor erythroid 2-related factor 2a has product MMEIEMPKMQPSQQDMELIDILWRQDIDLGAGREVFDFSYRQKEVQLQRQRELEEEKRLQRVKEQEKALLSQLQLDEETGEFVPRTTPTTSALPQAHTVPAEIAQNVPFTEEDGDAMSFDECMQLLAETFPLVEPAESAPPCLDPSIPPSTDSTHVMMPGEIPMLTQNPLLPGPLDQTWMDLQHCLNIQEMLDMTGYVNTAPPADVQETTYSQYLPDLTDITTNTAELCPPEYINTYDATFSSVPPDLNQMSLKTTNLNKGFGPDEFCDMFYPDMEAKVGGSSVSHEGGSAVGQLDDLSNDALLKPMDLHSLSPGNFSTGKPEAMTEFPDSDSGLSLDASPKTSSPGKSSSGDGSFGFSDSDMDEMEGSPASTESDYVEMFPLLDPSDSPRLPGVEMPPAGRPPGGTGKRPKTEPAEASGYSKPPFTKDKQKRRSEARLSRDEQRARALRIPFSVDAIINLPVDDFNEMMSKHQLDESQLALVRDIRRRGKNKVAAQNCRKRKMENIMGLEGELDSLKEEKERLLQEKSQNGSSLRQLKKQLGSLYLEVFSMLKDEQGRPYSPSDYSLQHTSDGTIFLVPRVKKTLVKSN; this is encoded by the exons ATGATGGAGATTGAAATGCCTAAAATGCAACCAAGTCAACAG GACATGGAGCTCATCGACATCCTGTGGAGGCAGGACATAGACCTGGGAGCAGGGAGGGAGGTGTTTGACTTCAGCTACAGGCAGAAGGAGGTGCAGCTGCAGCGTCAgagggagctggaggaggagaagaggctGCAGAGGGTGAAGGAGCAGGAGAAGGCTCTGCTGTCACAGCTGCAGCTCGACGAGGAGACGGGCGAGTTTGTGCCTcgcaccacacccaccaccagcGCCCTGCCACAAGCTCATACTGTGCCTGCAGAGAtcgcacag AACGTGCCGTTCACAGAAGAGGATGGAGACGCGATGTCGTTCGACGAGTGCATGCAGCTGCTGGCGGAGACGTTCCCTCTAGTAGAGCCAGCGGAG TCTGCACCTCCTTGCTTggatccctccatccctccctccacaGACAGCACCCACGTCATGATGCCTGGAGAAATACCCATGCTCACTCAGAATCCCTTGCTGCCAGGTCCTTTGGACCAGACCTGGATGGATCTGCAA CACTGCTTGAACATCCAGGAGATGTTGGACATGACCGGTTACGTCAACACAGCCCCACCTGCCGATGTACAGGAGACAACCTACAGCCAGTACCTGCCAGACCTGACTGACATCACCACTAACACTGCCGAACTGTGCCCGCCTGAGTATATCAACACCTATGATGCCACTTTTAGCAGCGTACCTCCCGACCTTAATCAGATGAGTCTAAAAACCACAAATTTGAACAAAGGCTTTGGACCAGATGAGTTCTGTGACATGTTCTACCCTGACATGGAGGCTAAAGTGGGTGGCAGCTCTGTATCTCATGAAGGGGGTAGCGCGGTTGGCCAGCTGGATGACCTCTCAAACGACGCCCTTCTCAAGCCCATGGACCTACACAGCTTATCTCCAGGGAACTTCAGCACAGGGAAGCCCGAAGCAATGACAGAATTCCCAGATTCAGATTCTGGCTTGTCCCTGGATGCCAGTCCAAAAACGAGCTCTCCCGGGAAGTCCTCAAGCGGAGACGGCTCCTTCGGATTCAGCGACTCAGACATGGATGAGATGGAAGGCAGCCCAGCGAGCACAGAGTCTGACTACGTGGAGATGTTCCCGTTGCTGGACCCAAGCGACAGTCCCCGGCTGCCCGGAGTGGAGATGCCCCCCGCGGGCCGGCCGCCGGGGGGCACGGGCAAGCGGCCGAAGACGGAGCCGGCGGAGGCCAGCGGCTACTCCAAGCCGCCGTTCACCAAAGACAAGCAGAAGAGGCGGTCGGAGGCGCGTCTGTCTCGCGACGAGCAGCGCGCCAGGGCCCTGCGCATCCCCTTCTCCGTGGACGCCATCATCAACCTGCCCGTGGACGACTTCAACGAGATGATGTCCAAGCACCAGCTGGACGAGTCTCAGCTGGCGCTGGTCCGCGACATCCGGCGGCGCGGCAAGAACAAGGTGGCGGCGCAGAACTGCCGCAAGCGCAAGATGGAGAACATCATGGGCCTGGAGGGCGAGCTGGACTCGCTAAAGGAGGAGAAGGAGCGCCTCCTGCAGGAGAAGAGCCAGAACGGCAGCAGCCTGCGGCAGCTGAAGAAGCAGCTCGGCTCCCTCTACCTGGAGGTGTTCAGCATGCTGAAGGACGAGCAAGGGAGGCCCTACTCCCCCAGTGACTACTCCCTCCAACACACCTCCGACGGCACCATCTTCCTGGTCCCCCGCGTCAAAAAGACTCTTGTCAAGAGCAACTAG